The Aspergillus oryzae RIB40 DNA, chromosome 5 genome segment ATCTTCCCTTAAAAGACCTGCATTACGTACTTCGATATCGAATGTCCACCTGAAACTCATAACTCCCCTAGAAATATGATTATATACCGCCTCATGAATTTGACCAAGTCTGGTGTGAGATCTTACAAGCTCACGCTTCAGATGAGAGTATCTCTTCAATTTCTCCTACCTAATCACGAGGGGAAATTGACCATAACTCGGTAAATCGAATCTCCTATCTATTCAACCAGACCAACATATATTaatcttatatatattacagTGCTATAATCTCTCTCATAATGGCAGGAGCCCCAATCAGGGTAATTCTTTAAAGTATGAGCTACCCGCTGAGATTTTACTGGGAACTAGGCCTGGGGCCAGTGCACAGCGACTACCTACTCATGTACCCTAGTACGGATAATCCACCCTCCTTCCCCAGCTCGAAGAACCCGATCTTCTATCCAGGACTACACGCCAACTCACAGAGCTCGATATCAATGGACACCCTTGCGAACATCCCACGGCTATTCCTCTCCATAATCTCATCGATCGATGGGGAAGTGTACGGGATATAACTAGCACATGTGGTTTCTCAGTTGTCGCAATGGCCATCCTTCTACCTCTTGGAGGCTCAATGCTGTGCACGGCGGTGGTATTAGGGCTGAAGCCACTCAAAACCACTATACCTCTAGCCAAGATCTACAGTGCGGCTATTAGTGCGGCGTGTCATCCGGAGAATGATATGGACGCGGCAATAAAGCCGGTTATGTGGGGTGAGGTATCTGGAAAGTGCAACGATCCGATGAGAGAAGAGCCAGGCAATAGTAAGGATGAGCGCAGCTCTTGTCGATCAGAAGCTGCACTGTTCCATTGCAATTTCACCTCCTTGGGTGTGATTTCTCCCAGTCCGGATAGATCCCTTGGAGTTGAACTGTTGTCCTAGTCAAACCGTGCTGCATTCTGAAAGAAGCAAAATAGGTATACTGGCCCTAATAATAAACTGGCTGAGGCAATGCCGCCTCTGCTATCATACTCTGTTCAAATTGGTAGATTCAGCAGAGCCATAGGGGTGTTTCGCCCATATACTATGGCAGGAAAGGCCTGCTCTCAAATGCATGCTGGGAATTGCTTGGTTGTATAGGTCTAAAAATCTCAGCATGATTATACGATATAATTGTTATCTATAGCCCAAATTCTGTATATGTAGATGCCCATTTTTCGCAGTAGCTTCCTATCTCTCAAACgccaacatcatcatcccttcttctccggaaAGTCTTTAGCTTCAAAAGTATGAACGACCAAACAACCCCCAGCCCATCAAAGACCCACTCAACAGGCTCATCCGGTACGAGTCTAATAACGAATCCGACCAAGATGGATAGAGCCCCCAAAACAAGCGAGTATGCCCACTGGGTACCGGTAAGTCTGACAACTGAGAAGACACGGCCTCCCACAAAAATAATTAGGATTTGGCAGCCCATCATTAGGAGAGTGACACATATGAATAGCCAATTTCGGGATAAGCCCTCGAGAAGGTTGATGCTGTTTTCGAGTTGGCGGTTGCTGTGGGTGATTAGTTTGGAACCAGTATTCGTTGCAGTAGGGCTTTAAAGTACATCTGGGGGCGGGGTGGTATTGAATGGGGTTGGCCATGGAACATTTGCTAACGTATGCACTAATCATGGAGCATGGTGAAACGTACTTATACATATTAAAGATCTGCATCCAAACGTATGTGTTAAATACCGCTGTCTGGAGTCCATCCTTGTCGTCAGGTGTATAGGAAAAGATACTGCTTCCAGCGAAGTGAAGGACAAGAGTCACCGCTAGTTGATAGATTGATTGCCCTatgatcatcttccacatTGGGATTGTGATTAAAGGAGACGATCTCGGTTCCGGCTTCCGGTCCAATACTTTGCGCGACGGAGGGTCGGTTGCCAGTGCCAGTGCTGCTAACGTGTCTTGGAACAGATTTACCCACATGAGCTGTACAGCAGTAAGAACTGACTGCTCATTGGAACTGGCGACGGATGAGACGAACGCGAGCCCGACAGAGGTTAATGTGATGGTTATTTGGAACTGCGAGCATAAAATGGTTAGCATCCCAGTTGCGCATAATGGAGAGATTGTGTTTCCGATTTTACCTGCAGAAATTTCTTGACGGCATCTGAGACAGCTCGACCCCACATGATTGCTCTCACAATCGAGCTGAAGTTGTCATCCATGAGGACAATTGACGAGGCTTCGCGCGCGACTTCAGTTCCAGAGATGCCCATGGAAAATCCAACATCAGCTGCAGTCAGAGCAGGGGCATCATTTGTTCCATCGCCAGTGACAGCAACAGTGCTTCCCATTTCTTTCAATCTACGAACCAAtgttcttttgtcttctggGCTAGATCTCG includes the following:
- a CDS encoding uncharacterized protein (calcium transporting ATPase), coding for MWKMIIGQSIYQLAVTLVLHFAGSSIFSYTPDDKDGLQTAVFNTYVWMQIFNMYNNRQLENSINLLEGLSRNWLFICVTLLMMGCQILIIFVGGRVFSVVRLTGTQWAYSLVLGALSILVGFVIRLVPDEPVEWVFDGLGVVWSFILLKLKTFRRRRDDDVGV